The genomic stretch tttttatttcttttatctaCTGCTTTCGGCAAACAATGTCTCTGTCTCTTCGTTCCAACGCGTGCTACCTTGTTCTAAATCTCGACGCTCCTCGCTACCTTTTTAGATCGACTGATTGAATGAAGTATTGGTGACGTACTGATGTCAAACCGAATGCCGGAGACATGCAAACAGATGTCTAATTGAAGGGTTTGCTGAATGGATGTCACTTACGTTCTTACAACCGAACTGACTGTTATTTCCCTGTCAAGCCATTGCGTATCTGCCTCTCTGTCGCAGCTTTAGAGAAATAAGGTTTATACGGTACGTACGTAATGTAATCAGCAGCTAACCGAGGctgaagcagatttttttttaggtcaaatAAAATTCCGTGGCACGAGCACGGCAAATGGAAGAGGCCACGTTCACAAATCTGTTCTGATTAATTCAGCGTCACTTGGGAGCACTCATTGTTCGTTTACAGACCTTTTGAATTTTCAAGCCAGAATGGTCATGTGATCATTAGGTCTGGATAAGAAATGAAAACTAAACTGTCGCGTAAACAGAAAGGAACCCGCTTTGTCCTTTTGCGCGGTCGCCAGATGCATATTTTAGACGATTAATCCCAACACAGATGGAATATGTGTCAAACCGACTAGATGAGCAGAATATATACTGCAACAGGTGATGATAAACTATGAAAATGTAGCTAAAGGTAGGTATATGAACAAAACTAACTGGGGTTCTGCAAAATGAAACCTGAAGTCAGGTAGTTATATCAGTGAATAAAGAAACGGGGCAAAGGAATGAAAGGAAAGATCTCACCAAACTATGGTCTGATAGTTAAAATCTCTGTTTTGAGCCTCATTAAAGGGTACAAAACACAAGCTATGCATTCTCCAATTAGTGATAGCAAGCACAATCCAGAAAGATACTTTTTTGCTAAAATGAAAGGAAGACACAATGGCCACAGATACAAGCTAAACTCTCTTGACTTTTCATCGTAAAGACGCCGTTTGGTTCCTTTTCCTTTCCTGCTTTTAATCACAAAGTGGTAAAACATAAAGACATTCAGCAGGCAAATTATAGCTGCAGGGATGAGACCTATGAGAGGGTTGCCGAAACCCTTTTAGAAAAGCAGCAGTTCTTCACAGCTGCTTCATGCGTGAAATGCTGTTGTGTTTGAGATATTGATATCACGTTGACACAGTGGTGACTCCGCTCATTCACAGTGATGTAGAACTATTCCCCATAGGGAGCACAGTACAAGAGCTGGGCCGGTGTTTGTGAAGCATCGATACCTAAGGCATGTAGAGAGCTGGTCCACAGCCAATAATGTAGTCATCACATTGAGCTGCAAAAAGAAACGGCCGCTCAGGGTTGCTCTGCAGCTACTGTATGTGACTATGTGCAAAAGCTGAAGGTTTTACTGAATCTGATCCTGCTTTTCTCCAAAACATGCCATCTTGCTTTGTTATATTGCTGCGTTCCCTTATATTAGTCACAGACACACTGattcaaagttttattttcagtttggaAAAACGGCAGTCAAATAATGTTTGCTGTAATATAGGCTAACACAAACATATTAAGTGAGAAAATATCTGTTCAGTAGCTTTTCAAGCATTAGCTTAACAACGAGCAtggtatttagaaaaaaaagtgatcaCTGGCTTCATTcttgtgtgtgttatttgggGTTTTAACTGTAATTTCTTTGTTGTTACAAATGGGCAACAGCTAAGGCTGAGTCAACCGTTAGCTTGCGAATGTTAGCTTTCGCAAGCTAACGTTCCCCAGCTAAACACCATTATACACTTGTTTAAAATGCTAAACGCAGCAATTCCCCAGATGTCTCAGCTGTTTAGCAGATTGTCGTCTCCGTTCCTTTAACTGCAGGAATTAAGAGAAACATGTGTATTCAAAACCTCTATTAAGTCTAAAAAGGAGAACAtgtcaaaaaatataaaaacaacaaaagacaagacataaataaataaaaaacaaggaaaaagctAGAAGATAGGATGCTTTTTAGACCAAAAGCTTCTAACTTATTTGCACACGTGCCACAACTGCAAAACAGGTTGTTCAGTgtaagactttttatttttgacatattttcaCTGCTTATAATACTACTTATCATTTTCAAGCAGGCCTACCTAACGTGGTATTCTTAGAGGACTTGGATGCAGCATAAGTTAAGCTCAGCAGGTCAAATCCGATTTGTATcacgtaatttaaaaaacaaaaaaacaacaacaataaattaaaaataatcttagGCATTCTATCTGATTGCACcccgatatatatatattgacccCAATCTAGATCAAAAGCCGATCTACCTGTTTGATTGTTCATCCCAGGTTTATTGAAGCTACAGCCACTGTGTTTTTCTTACATTCTAATATCTATTGGCCACATATTCATCAAGGCTTTGTGGATACAGTGATGAAAGGGTTGAAGTCTAATTGAATCTTTTCACTCCCACAGGTTTCTGGGAAGATGTCTTTCATTGGCCTGTTCCAGGGGAGACCAGCGCAGCCTTGTCACTGGGGGATCCTGGAGTCGTTTCAACCATCAGTGAAACTTTTTTCAGACTTTCTCCTGAATTTTCCAGATTGCACAGCTACAGCTGTCCCCATGACACACAAGCAGCCGTCAAAAAGCAAGTTGGAAAGGGAGAATACTAAAATGACTTTTGTTTCAAGCCTTCCACTGCGCCACCAGCTCTTGAGATGGTCAGCCAAGCCGTTTGTCGCACAGTAGTACCCTGTGACACTTCTGCGCATACAATCTGAGATCTGCCTGTGCTTTATTACCTCGGTCTACCATGATGATGCTTTGGCTTCTGCTGCTTCTGTCGATTTGGGTGTGGTGTGAAGGATCTGACTCCAGTGAACGGAGAATTGTGGCACACATGCCCGGAGACATCATCATAGGAGCTTTGTTTTCTGTCCATCACCAGCCTACTGCTGATAAGGTGATTTATCGTCTCTGTGTACATTTGCAACATGGTGTCTGTGCTATAAAGTTGTCGGCATGCAGTGTTATGTTTGCCCGAATTTGACCGAAAAACCCgaaataatttgatattaaagGGTTAgttcaagattaaaaaaatttttttttagaaggattTGAGCAGCTAATTTCTTTCCTGAACTATATGACGCTCTCTGTGTCTTcattcagtataaatccagattagtgGGTCCCGGGGACAAAAGCTGATGTTTCATTTGGGAGGAGCCAAGTTTAAAGGGGACtaccatttaaaaataacaaatctcAAAAATGATAGTGGTTCTCACAAATGCTACACCATTTAGATCTGAAATGGAGGTACTGGTTGGTGCGCCAACAATGATCTTCCTATGTGAAACGTACCTAGAACGAAATATGTAGTAAGTGTTTCAGTCAGAGAAACTGCCTGAAAGAAAAGTAAGGCAGAGTGAAGATCAacactacatttttttttacttaaacaacaacaatgtttttCCTTTGTGCAAGTTACTGGTTTTCTCAAGTGAAATGCTTTCAATGTTTCATTCTTAATCTCTGTCAGGACGTTTAGTGGTGGTGCACCACCTCCTACCTCCATTTCCTGTGTAAATGATATGTTATCTTAATGGTAAATAATGGCCCAGTGCAAATGTTATAACTATTTAAAGGCTTAGAAAACAATGTTTGGATAACCTGCTATGACGTTTATGGGGTTAGCGTTGCTCTAAAGGGGTAGAAGTCTGCACAGATTAGCCGCTATCATATGGAAAGTAATCTGGATCAACACTAAATTAAGACACTAAGAAATTGATCCAGTGGAGGTAAAATGTTAACTCCTCAAGACGTTTTCATGAAATTCTGAATTATCCACTTATTGGCGACACAAACTTTgttaaattattgtcaaaactATTACTCCTTATATTTGTGCCCATATGTTTGCACATTATTTcagagaaatatatatttattttggaacaATAAAACCTCTTGATGAACGTTTAAGTTATATTAGTTGCCTCTGTAACCAGTACCCACCCACTGACATTTAAGCTTTTCTCATCCCATTATGCATAATTGGACCAAAACAAATCCTTGCAATATGCAGACAAGCAAAAAGTAACATCAAAATTAGTGAaagtatatttttgtttaatttttttttcttttctattctgCCTGGCTCAGGTTCATGAACGCAAGTGTGGCGAAGTGCGTGAGCAGTACGGCATCCAGAGGGTGGAGGCCATGATGCTGACGCTGGACCGAATCAACGCTGACCAAAACATCCTTCCCAACATTACTCTGGGCTGCGAGATCCGGGACTCCTGTTGGCACTCTGCTGTGGCTCTGGAGCAGAGCATCGAGTTCATAAGGGATTCTCTGGTGTCTTCTGATGAATCTGAGGACTGGGGTGGTGTGACCTcttggggaggaggaggaggaggaggtggaggaggaggaggtggcggAGGGGCAGCAACCATGAAGTGTGCAGACCCATCTGCTACTCCGATGCGGGGAAAGAAACCCCATCGTTGGTTTAATTGGACCGGGGTCAAGCTCAGTGGCCATTCAGGTGCAGGAatctgctgcagcttttcaaACATACCGCAGATCGCCTACTCGGCAACAAGTATGGACCTCAGTGACAAGGTGATGAGAAAATTTGAATCGGTTAAATGTGGTTGTTTTTAACCTCGGAGATTTGCTAATTTACTCACCATCCGCTCATTTGCTGCTTTGGTTTCAGAGCCtttataaatatttcatgcGAGTGGTGCCGTCAGATGCTCAGCAAGCACGGGCCATGGGGACATAGTCAAACGATACACTGGAAGCTACGTGTCTGCTACCACAACGAAGGTAAAACTACACACTTGTAAGATCCTTAGGTATGATGATAACCTTAGTAAACTACCACAGTGGAAtttagttcagttcagtctATACAGCACCAACACAAgtcatctcaagtcactttacaaaaaaaaaaaactttcaattcAAAATTAGCAAGACATATTCCCAGTCAAAGTACATGCCAATCCAAATGATCCCATTGATCAAAACAAGGCAGACAAGTTCAGTTAATNNNNNNNNNNNNNNNNNNNNNNNNNNNNNNNNNNNNNNNNNNNNNNNNNNNNNNNNNNNNNNNNNNNNNNNNNNNNNNNNNNNNNNNNNNNNNNNNNNNNNNNNNNNNNNNNNNNNNNNNNNNNNNNNNNNNNNNNNNNNNNNNNNNNNNNNNNNNNNNNNNNNNNNNNNNNNNNNNNNNNNNNNNNNNNNNNNNNNNNNNNNNNNNNNNNNNNNNNNNNNNNNNNNNNNNNNNNNNNNNNNNNNNNNNNNNNNNNNNNNNNNNNNNNNNNNNNNNNNNNNNNNNNNNNNNNNNNNNNNNNNNNNNNNNNNNNNNNNNNNNNNNNNNNNNNNNNNNNNNNNNNNNNNNNNNNNNNNNNNNNNNNNNNNNNNNNNNNNNNNNNNNNNNNNNNNNNNNNNNNNNNNNNNNNNNNNNNNNNNNNNNNNNNNNNNNNNNNNNNNNNNNNNNNNNNNNNNNNNNNNNNNNNNNNNNNNNNNNNNNNNNNNNNNNNNNNNNNNNNNAAATCAATATGATAATCTTTATCGCAATCGTGTCTAGTTGTCCTTAAACAAATGAGCATCGTTAAAAGTCAACCTGCATGTGGTCAGCGAGGCAGGAAGCATTTTAAATGAGTGTGAATCTTTCATAACTGATGTCCTCATTTCGCGACTGGCATTAAAACTGATGCTTTTAATTCTCTATTTGTCCCACTTATTGGGAAAATATCACAGAAAAGTGTCAGACCCGTAGATCAGCGACGTGTCTATGGCAACCGTGGGTATCCACTGTTATTCAGAAATGCCATTGAATAATTGATTTGCTGAATGACACAGAATATCTTGTTCTGTGATTTTATAGGGAGTGCGGGAATAAGAATGTTTTATCCTGTGGATGTTACACGTCTGTCGCGCGCACGCTGATCAGTGAATTCACAAACATTAGGagtgcaggtgtgtttttttttatcatgtagCGTTTATTCTGCCGCTAATGTCGTTTTCCTCCAACCAGGGGGAACTGTTGCTATTTTCTCCTCTCCCACATGCCCCATAAACTTTGCTTAGCAGTGTCAGTGTCAGATTACGCTCCCGCTATGTTATAATAGGGTGATTTCCATCAGCCCTGTCATTAAGTCCAATCACCCATCATTTGACATGCTACACTATATTACATGCAACTGATTTGTCTCAATTTGATCAATAGTAATTACATTATTGATACCAATTTACACAAATCAAGTCCAAagggtcctttttttttttttttgcttttctggttaacactttgtttgtgtgtgtctgctttACAACAACATTAATTATTCTCCCATGCAAATTGGTCCTAAGATCATTTGGGCTTTCATTGGCATGATGTAATTGGGCAAGAGGGGGATTTGGGGTTTGCATGACCTTTGAATGTAATTGAAAAAAAGATAtatcaaaaaaaatttaatagtttatttattcatttattattttgtttaagtctGGTCCTAAAGAACGTTGTTACTTTATGCTAAAAGCCAAGGcataaagataaataaacaaacagggGATAAAGTTACATCCTAAAATTAGAGGATGGAACCTCCAGAAGCTCACAATTTAAGTCCAAATGTGTTATAGAAGCAGCTTAGTGCAGCTCACATCTGGTATGCAGTGATTTATGATTCACAGTGATCCTGTAATCCATTACTGGCAGTCGATTCCTTTTTAAATGGTGCATTCAAGTGATCCCTAACCCTGTTGTGGCCCTTTGGTCATCAGTCACCACT from Fundulus heteroclitus isolate FHET01 chromosome 18, MU-UCD_Fhet_4.1, whole genome shotgun sequence encodes the following:
- the LOC118566761 gene encoding metabotropic glutamate receptor 5-like gives rise to the protein MMMLWLLLLLSIWVWCEGSDSSERRIVAHMPGDIIIGALFSVHHQPTADKVHERKCGEVREQYGIQRVEAMMLTLDRINADQNILPNITLGCEIRDSCWHSAVALEQSIEFIRDSLVSSDESEDWGGVTSWGGGGGGGGGGGGGGGAATMKCADPSATPMR